From Desulfonatronum sp. SC1:
TGAACACTTCAATCTGGAAGCCGTCTTTGCCATCCCCCGAACTCAAACGGATATTCAATCCGGTGTCCTTCAAACGCTCCTTGGCCATTTCCATGGTCTTTGAAAAATCTTCAACCCGGTTTAAAGAAAGGTCATCGAGCCGGGCAGGTTGTACGTTTTCAGCCAGAGGCATTCGGGGCGACTCATGGGATGGAGCCGCTTGGGGCGGTATTCTTCCTTAGACATAGGACGGAGCGTGGTGAAAACTGTTGATTTGCATGACCTTTCCTCCGCTTGGCATTTCTTATGAGTCTGATTGTGGATTGGGTTGGGTCTTATTCTTATCGGCAGGATGAAAGAAAACTTTAGGGTCCTGTCGCCAGGAAGCGAAGAAGTTGTTGCAGTCCAGCAGAGCGAGTGACCAGCAACGCATGGCTGTCAGGTATTTGATCCGGTACATGTACAGGCCCGGGCGGTTTTCCAGAAAGTCCTCAGAGGGGCGAGTGGAAGCCAGCGGGCTTCTGCGGCAGGTAGAGAGGATAATTTGACGCTGGATACGCACCAAACAATGTAACATCAAGGAAAAGACATGTCTGCATCATCAGTTTTTGCCGAAATCCAGGATTTTTATAAGATCATCCCCATGAAGCCATTACGCAGGACGCCGGGAGTCATTTTCGACAATGTTCCAATGGAACTTTTGCCTCGTATCAATGCCATTGATCGGGTTATCCACGCCCAAAGCGCGGTTTCTCCAGGGCCGGTTGGGGATGTAGCTCGCCCCTGGTACATGCACCCTTCCCAGGACGATAACCTGATCGTTCTTCAGGGTACCCGGCATGTTGACATTTACCTCCAAACTCATGGCCTGTTCAGCTTCACCGTGACACCCAGCCAGATCCTCCAGGATGGGAAAATCCTGTTTGACGGACCGGCAATGCTTGTCTGGCCCAGGTTTGTCTTTCATCGCATCACCAGCGGACCTGAGGGGTCAGCATCTCTCAATTTCGCAGTTCATTACGAGGGACTGGACTTGCGCACCAACTTCAATATTTATGATGTTGATCTCCAAACAGGACAGTATCGGGTCATCCGTGAAGGCTTTCAGGATCAAAATCCATAGCCTTTTCCTGGAAAGCCCTGGGCGTGGACATCCGGGGCCGCTCCCACGGCCTGCGCATCAACTACCGCACCTCCCACCAGATCAGAAAACAAGTCGACCGCCTCCTGGCCCCCAAGCTGGCCGACGTGGACGGCTCCGGGTCAAATTATGAGGGGCACGGCGGGCTCCAGGCCAAGTGATCGAGAGGACAAGCCTGCGCTGGATTAT
This genomic window contains:
- a CDS encoding flagellar protein FlaG, producing MPLAENVQPARLDDLSLNRVEDFSKTMEMAKERLKDTGLNIRLSSGDGKDGFQIEVFNPKTNEVIRRFPPDEIIKLSSSIKEMNGFVVNQNL